Proteins co-encoded in one Burkholderiales bacterium genomic window:
- a CDS encoding DNA methyltransferase, whose amino-acid sequence MVRLDSHALALNGLCPYFTMFPLSFPLSVLASHAERGDEVLDPFCGRGTTNYAARLLGLGSVGVDASPVAAAITAAKLVAIEPAAVVAEARRILQSEPPIAVPESEFWQWAFHRDVLADLCRLRAALLRGCTSPARLALRGLLLGALHGPQQRTFPSYFSNQCPRTYAPKPDYAVRYWRAHGLRAQRVNVLAIIERRAERYFAHGLSAPGQARLADSRSPAALRPRAPRRRFRWIITSPPYYGMRTYVADQWLRYWFLGGPDAVDYSHGEQIGHGSPEAFAEDLRKVWKNVAGVSVGDARLVVRFGGIADRAADPLTILKESLRDSGWRIQTVRPAGTAHGGKRQADTFLRDSSKPRTEYDVWARRA is encoded by the coding sequence ATGGTGAGGCTCGATTCCCACGCGCTCGCGCTCAACGGGCTCTGCCCGTACTTCACGATGTTCCCGCTATCGTTCCCGCTATCGGTGCTCGCCTCCCACGCGGAACGCGGCGACGAGGTGCTCGATCCGTTCTGCGGCCGCGGGACGACCAACTACGCGGCGCGCCTGCTCGGACTCGGCAGCGTCGGCGTGGACGCGAGTCCCGTTGCTGCAGCCATTACGGCGGCCAAGCTGGTGGCGATAGAGCCGGCCGCCGTGGTCGCCGAGGCGCGGCGCATTCTGCAATCGGAGCCGCCGATTGCCGTCCCCGAAAGCGAGTTCTGGCAATGGGCATTCCATCGGGACGTGCTCGCCGATCTGTGCCGGCTGCGCGCCGCGCTGCTGCGGGGCTGCACCTCGCCCGCGCGCCTGGCGTTGCGCGGGCTGCTGCTCGGCGCGCTGCACGGACCACAGCAGCGCACATTCCCGAGCTATTTCTCGAACCAGTGCCCCCGAACCTACGCGCCCAAGCCGGACTATGCGGTCCGCTATTGGCGCGCGCACGGGCTTCGCGCACAGCGCGTCAACGTCCTCGCCATCATCGAGCGACGAGCGGAACGGTACTTCGCGCACGGCCTGAGCGCGCCCGGGCAGGCGCGGCTGGCGGACAGCCGATCTCCCGCCGCCCTGCGACCGCGCGCGCCGAGGCGACGGTTCCGCTGGATCATCACCTCGCCCCCGTACTACGGCATGCGCACCTATGTCGCCGATCAATGGTTGCGGTACTGGTTTCTCGGCGGGCCGGACGCCGTGGATTACAGCCACGGCGAGCAGATCGGTCACGGAAGCCCCGAAGCGTTCGCCGAGGATCTGCGCAAGGTCTGGAAGAACGTGGCCGGCGTGAGCGTAGGAGACGCGCGACTGGTCGTACGCTTCGGCGGAATCGCGGACCGCGCCGCGGACCCGCTGACGATTCTCAAGGAGTCGCTGCGCGACAGCGGCTGGCGCATCCAGACGGTGCGCCCCGCCGGAACTGCCCATGGCGGCAAGCGTCAGGCGGACACTTTCCTGCGTGACTCGAGCAAGCCGAGAACCG